Genomic segment of Desulfatirhabdium butyrativorans DSM 18734:
TGGGGCCTCACGCCGCTCGAAGCGGTCAACTGGGCGGAAAATACGATGCTGCCCTATTATGAACTGGGTGACAAGAAGGTGCCGGATTGATCGGTCGCCGTCATTCCCCTCCCGGATTGGGTGAGCGGAAGTCGGGGAATCCAGCTCCGGGTTTGGCAGGCGGGGATGGTTCCCTGACTTGCAGGTTATTCTTGTCCGGGCATTCCGCCATGCGTATTTGCCCGGAAACTGGCTTGTAGTTCCACGTTGCTATCAAAATGATATTTCAGCGATCATTCGGGCGGAGACCGCGAAAGCAAACGAGCGGCGATGAGACGGTACATGTTGCACCTCAATTCGCAGCGCGGCCAGGCTGGCAGAGGTCTCCGTTTGCATGCTTGCCGGAATGGCCCGGGCAGGTGTACCCGGAAACGGAACGGCTTTTGGAGGAACAATGCAAAACGAGGTGATGTTCGCCGGATTTGGTGGACAGGGAATATTGCTGAGCGCAAAACTGTTGGCCCATGCCGGAATGGAGCAGGGCTTTGAAGTGGGATGGGTGCCGTCCTACGGCCCGGAAATGCGGGGCGGAACGGCCTATTGTACGGTGGTGATCGCCGATCGGCCGATCGGATCCCCCATCATCCGCAATCCGAAACATCTGGTGGCCATGAACAGGCCGTCTTTGGAAAAATTCGCTCCTGTGGTGAAGCCAGGCGGGGTGATTCTGATCAACAAATCCCTCATCTCCATCGGTTCGAATCGGGCCGATGTGGACGAGTTGGCGGTCCCTGTCAACGAGATCGCCCAGGAGGCTGGAAGCATCCGCTCCGGCAACATCGTGGCATTGGCGGCTTTTGCGGCGCGCAGCGGGATTGTCGACCTCGAAATTCTGCGACGCTGCATTCAGGAGGAATTCGAGGCCAAGCCGAAATTGATTCCCATCAACATGAAAGCCTTCGATGAAGGTGTGAAAGCCGCAAAATCCCGATGAATCCCCCTGTTTCAGAATCGATTCTGTCCATTTCGCCGTACAAGCCCGGGAAACCGATCGAAGAACTG
This window contains:
- a CDS encoding 2-oxoacid:acceptor oxidoreductase family protein encodes the protein MQNEVMFAGFGGQGILLSAKLLAHAGMEQGFEVGWVPSYGPEMRGGTAYCTVVIADRPIGSPIIRNPKHLVAMNRPSLEKFAPVVKPGGVILINKSLISIGSNRADVDELAVPVNEIAQEAGSIRSGNIVALAAFAARSGIVDLEILRRCIQEEFEAKPKLIPINMKAFDEGVKAAKSR